A DNA window from Actinokineospora baliensis contains the following coding sequences:
- a CDS encoding acyl-CoA carboxylase subunit beta, which yields MTVLRSSVDPGAADFKANREGMLAKLDEIGAEQAKAVAGGGAKYLARHRERGKLTARERVELLLDPDSPFLELSPLAAWGTDFAVGGSLVTGIGVVEGVECLVNANDPTVKGGAINPWGMRKGFRAADIAAQNRLPTINLVESGGADLPTQKEIFIPGGRTFRDLTRQSAAKIPTVALVFGNSTAGGAYLPGMSDHVVMVRERAKVFLGGPPLVKMATGEDADDESLGGAEMHARVSGLADHLAEDERDAIRLGRRVVARLNWRKQGPTPAADYAEPVHDPEELLGIVPTDLKVPFDPREVIARVVDGSDFDEVKPLYGTSLVTGWAQLHGYPIGILANASGVLFSEEAQKATQFIQLANQTDTPLLFLHNTTGYMVGKEYEQGGIIKHGAMMINAVSNSRVPHLSVLVGASYGAGHYGMCGRAYDPRFLFAWPSAKSAVMGPAQLAGVLSIVMRQGAERRGQPYNEEHDAAMRAMVEGQVEAESLPMFLSGMLYDDGIIDPRDTRTVLGLCLSAIHSGPVEGATGFGVFRM from the coding sequence GTGACAGTGCTGCGCTCCTCGGTCGACCCCGGTGCCGCCGACTTCAAGGCGAACCGCGAGGGCATGCTGGCCAAGCTCGACGAGATCGGCGCTGAGCAGGCGAAGGCCGTGGCCGGGGGTGGGGCGAAGTACCTGGCCCGGCACCGCGAGCGGGGGAAGTTGACCGCGCGGGAGCGCGTCGAGTTGCTGCTGGACCCCGATTCGCCGTTCCTCGAGTTGTCGCCGCTGGCGGCCTGGGGCACCGACTTCGCCGTCGGGGGGAGTCTGGTGACCGGGATCGGGGTGGTCGAGGGGGTCGAGTGCCTGGTCAACGCCAACGACCCGACGGTCAAGGGTGGGGCGATCAATCCGTGGGGCATGCGCAAGGGGTTCAGGGCCGCCGACATCGCCGCGCAGAACCGGTTGCCGACCATCAACCTCGTGGAGTCCGGTGGGGCTGACCTGCCGACCCAGAAGGAGATCTTCATCCCCGGCGGGCGGACCTTCCGCGACCTCACCCGCCAGTCCGCGGCGAAGATCCCGACCGTCGCCCTGGTGTTCGGCAACTCGACCGCGGGTGGCGCCTACCTGCCGGGGATGTCCGACCACGTGGTGATGGTGCGCGAGCGGGCCAAGGTGTTCCTCGGCGGTCCGCCCCTGGTCAAGATGGCGACCGGGGAGGACGCGGACGACGAGTCGCTGGGTGGGGCCGAGATGCACGCGAGGGTGTCCGGTCTGGCCGACCACCTCGCCGAGGACGAGCGGGACGCGATCCGCCTGGGCCGCCGTGTCGTGGCCCGGCTGAACTGGCGCAAGCAGGGGCCCACCCCCGCGGCCGACTACGCCGAGCCGGTGCACGACCCCGAGGAGCTGCTCGGCATCGTGCCGACCGACCTCAAGGTCCCGTTCGACCCGCGCGAGGTCATCGCCCGGGTGGTTGACGGCTCTGACTTCGACGAGGTCAAACCCCTCTACGGCACCAGCCTGGTCACGGGGTGGGCCCAGCTGCACGGCTACCCGATCGGCATCCTCGCCAACGCCAGCGGTGTCCTCTTCAGCGAAGAGGCGCAGAAGGCCACCCAGTTCATCCAGTTGGCCAACCAGACCGACACGCCGCTGTTGTTCCTGCACAACACCACCGGCTACATGGTCGGCAAGGAGTACGAGCAGGGCGGCATCATCAAGCACGGCGCGATGATGATCAACGCGGTGTCCAACTCGCGGGTGCCGCACCTGTCTGTGCTGGTTGGTGCCTCTTACGGCGCTGGCCACTATGGCATGTGCGGCCGCGCCTACGACCCCCGCTTCCTGTTCGCCTGGCCCAGCGCCAAGTCCGCCGTGATGGGGCCCGCGCAGCTCGCCGGGGTGCTGTCCATCGTCATGCGCCAAGGCGCCGAACGCCGTGGCCAGCCCTACAACGAGGAGCACGACGCCGCGATGCGCGCCATGGTCGAGGGGCAGGTCGAGGCGGAGTCGCTGCCGATGTTCCTGTCCGGGATGCTCTACGACGACGGCATCATCGACCCGCGCGACACCCGAACCGTGCTGGGCCTGTGCCTGTCGGCCATCCACTCCGGACCGGTCGAGGGCGCCACCGGCTTCGGCGTCTTCCGGATGTGA
- a CDS encoding polyprenyl synthetase family protein, giving the protein MTTDAELTERLWAAIAARWAGDDPISTAARYAMLPPGKLLRPLLLVRGALALGGAVEDAVPAAVGMECAHVGGLIHEDLIDQSGVRRGRVSVHSRFGEGTAIATANALLFTWFEALADSGAAADTLVEVMRVQADAGRLACRGVALELAMAQEADIPVSTYLEMAHYKTAAMTAAACRVGALLAGAAPQRTAALAGFGEALGMALQIREDLAPHRPHGDHPTGAVARRPTLPVLLTQHRGQVLIDAVHQATDLAEHYVDRAHAHLAQIPDSPHRRALEAWTRADQLPGPRSSHDH; this is encoded by the coding sequence GTGACCACCGACGCGGAGCTGACCGAGCGGCTGTGGGCGGCCATCGCGGCCCGCTGGGCCGGTGACGACCCGATCTCCACCGCCGCCAGGTACGCCATGCTCCCGCCGGGCAAGCTGCTGCGCCCGCTGCTGCTCGTGCGCGGCGCCCTGGCCCTCGGCGGCGCCGTCGAGGACGCCGTTCCCGCCGCCGTCGGGATGGAGTGCGCGCACGTCGGCGGCCTGATCCACGAGGACCTGATCGACCAGAGCGGCGTCCGCCGCGGCCGCGTGTCCGTGCACAGCCGCTTCGGCGAGGGGACGGCCATCGCCACCGCCAACGCGCTGCTGTTCACCTGGTTCGAGGCACTGGCCGATTCGGGGGCCGCCGCGGACACGCTGGTCGAGGTGATGCGGGTGCAGGCCGACGCGGGCCGCTTGGCGTGCCGAGGGGTCGCGCTGGAGCTGGCGATGGCCCAAGAGGCCGACATCCCGGTGTCGACCTACCTGGAGATGGCCCACTACAAGACGGCGGCAATGACCGCGGCGGCCTGCCGGGTGGGAGCGCTGCTCGCGGGGGCGGCCCCGCAGCGCACTGCGGCGCTGGCCGGGTTCGGCGAGGCGCTGGGCATGGCCCTGCAGATCCGCGAGGACCTGGCCCCCCACCGCCCCCACGGCGACCACCCCACCGGCGCGGTAGCCCGCCGCCCGACCCTGCCGGTCCTGCTCACCCAACACCGGGGCCAAGTCCTCATCGACGCCGTGCACCAGGCCACCGACCTGGCCGAGCACTACGTCGACCGAGCCCACGCCCACCTCGCCCAAATCCCCGACAGCCCCCACCGGCGCGCCCTGGAGGCCTGGACCCGTGCGGACCAGCTCCCCGGCCCCCGATCCAGCCACGACCACTAG
- a CDS encoding acyl-CoA dehydrogenase family protein — protein MNPFDTPERRELRATVRRFMAEEVLPHLDTWEREGELPRSLHRAAGKIGLLGVAFPEEAGGGGGDLIDAMVVVEEMHYAGGSGGLIAGLLTCGIALPHLVQANQFDRWVQPTLAGELIGALAITEPDGGSDVASIRTTAVRDGDHYIVNGAKTFITSGARADFVTTAVRTGGPGAHGISLLVVEAGTPGFTVDRTLEKMGWHCSDTASLSFVDVRVPVVNLVGAENAGFIQIAVNFAAERLTLAVQAYAAAQRAHDLTVQWCRDRETFGRPLISRQSVQMTLTDMARRIDVARTYTRSVAARHLAGEDVVAEVCFAKNTAVETGEWVAREAVQLHGGQGYLRESEVERQYRDMRILAIGGGTTEIMTLLAAKRLGLTG, from the coding sequence GTGAACCCGTTCGACACCCCCGAGCGCCGTGAGCTTAGGGCGACGGTTCGCCGCTTCATGGCCGAGGAAGTGTTGCCACACCTGGACACCTGGGAGCGCGAAGGTGAGCTGCCGCGCTCGCTGCACCGGGCGGCGGGCAAGATTGGTCTGCTCGGCGTCGCCTTCCCCGAGGAAGCGGGTGGCGGTGGCGGAGACCTCATCGACGCCATGGTGGTGGTCGAGGAGATGCACTACGCGGGCGGTTCTGGCGGCCTCATCGCGGGCCTGTTGACCTGCGGAATCGCCCTGCCGCACCTGGTTCAGGCCAACCAGTTCGACCGCTGGGTCCAGCCGACCCTGGCGGGTGAGCTGATCGGCGCCCTCGCCATCACCGAACCCGACGGCGGCTCCGACGTCGCGAGCATCCGCACCACCGCCGTCCGCGACGGCGACCACTACATCGTCAACGGTGCCAAGACCTTCATCACCTCGGGCGCCCGAGCCGACTTCGTCACCACAGCCGTGCGCACCGGAGGCCCTGGCGCGCACGGTATCTCCCTGCTGGTGGTCGAAGCGGGCACGCCGGGGTTCACTGTGGACAGAACACTGGAGAAGATGGGTTGGCACTGCTCCGACACCGCTTCGCTGTCCTTTGTGGACGTGAGGGTTCCGGTGGTCAACCTGGTGGGCGCGGAGAACGCCGGGTTCATCCAGATCGCGGTCAACTTCGCCGCCGAGCGGCTGACCCTCGCCGTCCAGGCCTACGCCGCCGCCCAGCGGGCCCACGACCTCACCGTCCAGTGGTGCCGCGACCGCGAGACGTTCGGTCGCCCGCTCATCTCCCGCCAGTCGGTCCAGATGACCCTCACCGACATGGCCCGCCGCATCGACGTCGCCCGCACCTACACCCGGTCGGTCGCCGCCAGGCACCTCGCCGGTGAGGACGTCGTCGCCGAGGTCTGCTTCGCCAAGAACACCGCCGTCGAGACGGGGGAGTGGGTGGCCAGGGAGGCGGTCCAGCTGCACGGCGGGCAGGGGTACCTGCGCGAGTCCGAGGTGGAGCGGCAGTACCGCGACATGCGCATCCTCGCCATCGGCGGGGGGACCACCGAGATCATGACCCTGCTGGCGGCCAAGCGGCTCGGCCTCACCGGGTAA